One Nocardia farcinica genomic region harbors:
- a CDS encoding GntR family transcriptional regulator, whose product MSEPAYVSIAGEIAREIRAGALPARTQLPSYSELAKRHGVSEIVIRKVIDLLLRQGLVYTIERRGTFVAARPTLVRVSPERQMEDPATTFGNESPHRVDDVRIERTTTLVPADDEVAGLLGINPGTEVEHIVTAVAELGRPVSISDSYQLPGTDVATATVLEETIADKVPAPTHAVWLKVPAGDLVKAIRQRFLRHGRILMVSDVSYPKDRYESFVFRMTLEPES is encoded by the coding sequence ATCGCGGGGGAGATCGCGCGGGAGATCCGCGCAGGCGCCCTACCCGCACGGACACAGCTGCCGAGCTATTCCGAGCTGGCGAAGCGACACGGCGTGTCCGAGATCGTCATTCGGAAGGTCATCGACCTGCTGCTGCGCCAAGGTCTCGTTTACACAATCGAGCGCCGGGGGACCTTCGTGGCCGCTCGGCCGACGCTGGTTCGAGTATCACCCGAACGTCAAATGGAAGACCCGGCAACGACCTTCGGCAACGAGTCACCCCACAGGGTGGATGATGTGCGGATCGAGCGCACGACAACTCTGGTTCCCGCCGACGATGAAGTGGCGGGACTGCTCGGGATCAACCCGGGCACCGAGGTCGAGCACATCGTCACAGCGGTCGCTGAACTCGGCCGACCGGTCTCCATCTCGGACAGCTATCAGCTGCCCGGCACCGATGTTGCCACCGCGACCGTTCTCGAGGAGACCATTGCCGACAAGGTGCCCGCGCCGACGCATGCGGTATGGCTGAAGGTGCCGGCGGGCGACCTGGTGAAGGCCATTCGCCAGCGCTTTCTCCGGCACGGGAGGATTCTGATGGTGTCGGACGTGTCCTACCCGAAGGACCGGTACGAATCGTTCGTCTTCCGGATGACGCTCGAACCGGAGTCCTAG
- a CDS encoding methyltransferase domain-containing protein: MTALVLTPERRSELAALLGDGLRLRAEFPKVADYLDIAPMLAGTGDQEADAAFDLRFVHYMTGGSEESANPYWDIVAPSITVDGERRVVDGGNPGGSARLGFVQTILQSAYAYAVPSPETLGWIGAFSEGRRVLELGAGRGYWAKQLADHGVNVRAFDAEPPDSTANPSFPGAEGQRDVWFPVSGLDEFDADLDGESVLFLCWPPGWGDPMASAALEKFETRGGRRVIFIGEPQGGKTGDDAFFARLSEAWRLESEDPHHVSWWNLGDVAQGWVRPG; encoded by the coding sequence ATGACTGCGCTCGTGTTGACACCGGAACGTCGATCGGAGCTGGCTGCGCTGCTCGGGGACGGATTGCGGCTGCGGGCTGAGTTTCCCAAGGTGGCGGACTATCTCGACATCGCGCCGATGTTGGCCGGGACCGGGGATCAGGAAGCCGATGCCGCGTTCGACCTGCGGTTCGTGCACTACATGACCGGCGGCAGCGAGGAGTCGGCGAACCCGTACTGGGACATCGTGGCTCCGTCGATCACGGTCGACGGGGAACGCCGGGTAGTCGACGGGGGGAATCCGGGCGGAAGTGCCCGGCTGGGATTTGTACAGACGATCTTGCAAAGTGCGTACGCCTACGCGGTCCCCTCTCCGGAGACGCTCGGCTGGATTGGAGCGTTCAGCGAAGGACGGCGTGTGCTCGAACTAGGCGCAGGGCGTGGTTACTGGGCGAAGCAACTGGCCGACCACGGCGTCAACGTACGTGCCTTCGATGCGGAACCACCAGACAGCACAGCCAACCCGTCCTTTCCCGGAGCCGAAGGCCAACGAGACGTGTGGTTCCCGGTGTCGGGTCTTGATGAGTTCGACGCCGATTTGGACGGCGAATCGGTTCTGTTCCTCTGCTGGCCGCCGGGCTGGGGTGACCCGATGGCCTCCGCGGCGTTGGAGAAGTTCGAGACGCGAGGCGGTCGGCGCGTGATCTTCATCGGGGAACCGCAGGGCGGCAAGACCGGCGATGACGCGTTCTTCGCCCGACTCTCGGAGGCGTGGAGATTGGAATCGGAGGATCCGCATCACGTCTCGTGGTGGAACCTCGGGGATGTTGCTCAGGGCTGGGTGCGCCCCGGATAG